CCACAAAAATGCGTGTTCCATTTTATGCAATTCTTATATCCACGCTTTGCATATGTACTTCTTATACAGAATTATCAGGCAGACAAGAAATGGTGCTGCGTGTGGCCCTCTGATTCCCAGAGAGACCCACTGAGATGCAGCCCACTTGCCACAAGCAAAGAAGCTTCCAATTGCCTTCCAACCTTTACCAAATGCTTTTTGTCTCAATTGGCTGGCAGAGATGAAAGGGGCAAGGGTGAAAGAGGTAGCGTATCGTACCAAATAAAAGAATTCAGTAACCATATTATTGCAGTCTTTATGGAGCCTATAAATACTTCAGCACAAACCCAGCTTATGATTCTACCTGAGGCAGACAAGAGAGGGAgggcgagagggagagggagagggagagggagagggagagagagagggagggggagggggagggggagggggagggagagggagagagagagagagagagagagagagagagagagagagagagagagagagagagagagagagttgcaCTTGCAGGATTCTGAAGAAAACGGGGTTTGTGCTCAAgaaggacatggagtacccaagAAGGACACTACTGCACACTCCATTCTCCGGGCATCCCTCTGGTTCGAGCCAGCCAGTTGATGGAGCCTCCGCCACAGATGGTGGCTTTCTTGGAAGCAACTTCGACGCAAACGTCGTCATGATCCTGGCTGTTCTTCTCTGGGCACTGATCTGTGCGCTCGGGCTCAACTCGATAGTCCGGTGTGCGCTGCGGTGCTCGAGCCGATCAGTTGTTGATCCCGTGCCGAACCCGGTGGCACGTTTGGCTCAGAGCGGGCTGAAGAGGAAGGCCATCCGAGCCATGCCGATCCTGGTCTACTCTGCGGGGCTGAAGCTCAATGCTGCCAACCCGATGTGCGCGATCTGCCTCTCTGACTTTGAGTCTGGAGAGCATGTCAGGGTCCTCCCCATGTGCAACCATGGGTTCCATGTCAGGTGCATCGACCGATGGCTCTTGGCGCGGTCGACGTGCCCGACATGCCGGCAGTCCCTGTTTGGAGCTCCGGAGAAGGCCTCTGGCTGCTCTGAGTCGAGCCGGGTCGAGCCTGTGCCTGCCCGCTCCGTCCTCGTGCCACTCAGACCTGAAGGTTTGGTCACTCCATATGATTTTTAGTCTCTTCAGTTGCTTCTTTGTTGTTACATGAAGGACAAGAGGTTGAGGAAAAGTAGAAACAAAAAATTGTGATCATTAGGATACTGCCAATCTGGCTTGTACATTGTTGCTGAAAAAAAGTTGTACAGATTTCCTCAGTTTTCTATTTGCTGTGTTGGTGCCAATTGTTGCTGGAGAATGTGCCATAGAAAATGCCAGGTGCTCTGGGCCTTTTGTGAATCACAACTCAATGTGAATTTTCAAAATGagataaaagagagaaagagagagagagacatgaTTGGCAGGGCTAATGATATGGGCAGTGCCGCACCACCAGTCCATTGTGGTGATTGGGGATCAAGCTTTTTTGCAGTTTTGCTGCTAAGGTTCATGGTTTCAGTGGGAGCAGCATATTCTACAGCCATTATTGAGAGATATCAGGGGCTGTGCAATCTTCTGCAAGGCCTTAGTGGCTATGAATCAATTATGTGTGTGTGCCCCCCGAATTGAGAGAGGCTGCCCCACACGCAACCAAACCTGATGCACATTGGCTGGCTGGCTATTTCCTTTGTGTGATGTGCTGCCACCAGGAGACCAGATTGGCCAGTGATAGAAGCCCAGGTGACGTGTCAAGCCGCCATTGCGCGGTGCGCCTGTGGTTTTTCGTCTGTTTGCTCTAAAGGCTAAAAGCTAGTAGTGCCTCCGGAGAATCAGCTATTTCGGCCGTGCTTGTGGTTCTCGTATGAGTTGCTGTGAGAAACAAGAAGAGAATGCGTTTCGCTTGTGCTCGCCGAAAAGGAGGGCTGCCTGGATGCCCACTCAAAGAAAGATGCGCTAGTCTCTTCAGAGATGATACGGCTTTTTGGCCCGGACATAGTATTGCTCCTGTGCAATACTGCAATTGGGATCAAGAAATTCAGTAGTAGTGCTGCTGCTACTTGAATGAATCGCTCGCCCAGATGCGGTGCTGCCTCCTGCACATTTTTATTTCGTctttttgtttttggaaagtGAGCAATTTTGTTTTGAACGGTGGCACTtgaacactttttttttttttgaatcgtCTGGAAAGATAAAAGGAAACGGTAGTCTAGGCTTCATCAGCGAACAAAGCTGCTTAGATGACACTCGATCCGTGCAGGCAACTACGCAGTAGGTGCACAACGCGCATGCTGCTGGGACCCGGAATCCCATCGCCGATGGTGTTTCCGTGTGGCAATTTTCTGATGGAACTCAAAAGGCTTCATCCCCGAAAGGAGCTGAAGGATAAGCTGATCGGTAGGTAAGTGGGAGTTCAGCAAAGAGAGTCCGTCTATGATCTATCATGGCAGGCACAAAGACGACTGATTTAACGTCCGCCGCCCGCTGATTCTCTCGTTCCAAGTGGTCGGCCTCTCTCCGTGTGACCGCTGattctttttctttacaaaaaaaataaaagcttTCGAATGGGCCTGCAATGCGCGGCGGGCGTCCCACTGTTGGGCCGCTCTCGAAGCTACGGAGAAAGGAAGTTGGGCCGCTGTTGGACCACCTTGTGGGCCCTGAGATCCGCTCCACAGCTGCATCAGCCAATGGCGTAGCAGCATCACCCGTCACGCGGATCGGCACCGCCAGGAGCGCCATCTCCACCGTCCATCCCCATCGGACGGCTGAAACCCACCGACCCAGCCTTCTCCTCTCCGCGCCCGCGCATCCCCCCAAAAATTTCACGATCCCGCCTCCACCGCTCGCTTCAAATACCACGCCGCGGAAGCCAACCCAcccacgccgcagcagcagctcgcgtTCGCAATCCAATCCGCCGAACCCTCcccgcctcctcgcgccgcccgtCCGCCGCCCCCGCTCCGATGGCCCGCACGAAGCAGACGGCGCGCAAGTCGACCGGCGGCAAGGCGCCGAGGAAGCAGCTGGCCACCAAGGCCGCGCGCAAGtcggcgccggccaccggcggcgtGAAGAAGCCGCACCGCTTCCGCCCCGGCACCGTCGCGCTCCGGGAGATCCGCAAGTACCAGAAGAGCACGGAGCTGCTCATCCGGAAGCTCCCCTTCCAGCGCCTCGTCCGGGAGATCGCGCAGGACTTCAAGACGGACCTCCGGTTCCagtcctccgccgtcgccgcgctgcaGGAGGCCGCGGAGGCGTACCTGGTGGGGCTCTTCGAGGACACCAACCTGTGCGCCATCCACGCCAAGCGCGTCACCATCATGCCCAAGGACATCCAGCTCGCGCGCCGCATCAGGGGCGAGAGGGCCTGAGCGCCGAGCCTCTGCTGCTGCACTGTCGTCGTAGCGCTAGAATTAGATGGGGGGATTTGTTTCTTGCCGTGCTTATCTTGTAGTCAGATTCTGGTCCGGTTGGACTTGCTGCAATGGAACACGATTGCTAGTTTCTTAAATTTCAGGATGGCTCTGTTCATGGGAGATTCGCTCTCCGTTCTATGCCAACTGTTCTGTCAAATTAACGTGCTGATTCTGCCGGAAAAGATTAGATCCTCTGGAATTGAATTTAGCATTTTTTAATGTGCCTACAGAATTGATTTTCTGTCAAAAATGCTCGATGGCGTTCTGTGTACGTGATACCACACTATGCAGAAGCATTTCCCTAAAATGAAAACTATGTTGAAAATATCAGTTCCAATCATGTTTCTGTGATGCATTTTCCTCAAGCAACATCCCATGACAGGCTGTGAGAAGAGCAGGTACTTGCCTACCTAGGTAAAGAGAGGTGATCGGCTGATGACGGATTAGTTAGGCTTAATGAATTCATCTCGTGGTTTGCAGGTGGAGtttgtaatttgttttgttaTTAGTATATGATTAACACTTCAAATGTGTGTTCGTAtacttcaaaaattttacaccaaaAGAACTAAAGACACCCAAGTGGGCAGGCATCCATCCAGGGGACTGATGTAACATcctccatcatcatcatcatcaggtcATGTAGCTAGATGGGAGGATTTATTTCTGGCCATGCCATCTTGTAATGTCCAGAGTCCAAAACCAACAGCTAGCTGCTAATGCCTTGTGCAGTTGCAGAATCAGCTAGCCTAAAATGTGTTAATCCAGTCTCATGAGTTGCCTGCCAAAACGGTAAAGTCTGTGAAAATGGAAACTGCATGGATACCCAGATATGACTCTTCTagctaaaaaaaaaacatgactcTTCTCTAAGATATGGGCAGGCATCTCAAAATGACAGTGTTTATGTATTAACCCGGAATGTAGTAATGGTGCTACTACTATTCGAAGGCCCCCTGATTTATCCAATATGCTATCTCCATTTGAAGAAATGTGACAACTACATTGCTGCTCCACTCAGGTTAGGCTAAGTTGATCTCTATAATCTATAAGGTACCGCTTCACAGAAGTATCTAAAGTTGAAAATTGACCTTGAGATATTGTAGTTTTTTAGGATTGAGAAATAGTAGTTTTTTTTAGAGATGAGAACTAGCATAAGGCATAAAACCTAGCGCAGTGTAATCACAATTTTCTTACATTCCATACATACGGTCTCTTAACCGTGACATAAATCTGAATTtttgacaaataaaaaaaactagcaCAACATTAATCGAAAAGAAGTTCGTTGTGGATCTCTTTTCAGTTTACCTGACTCACGTTTACTCTCCTAGTTTTATATGATGAAAGTCGGGAGAGGTGGCGACGAACTATCTAGAAGGATTTCCCTAGAAGCAGAACGAACCTGCTGCAACCCGATTTCAATCACATTTCTGTGTGCATTTTTTTTGCAAGCTAACTCAAGCACAACATCCTACATTGAGCCGCGACTTAAAAATTCAAATGTGATATAGAACAAAGTAACTTAAAAATTGATAATTAATATGAACTTCATACATAGAAAGCTGTAGATAGTATTGAACTAGGGCGAACTAGAAGCGAATGAAATACCAAATACATTTCTTCTTTTAACGTAAATAAaccaaaaagattttttttaaaaaaagactaGCTACTGGCGCTATTAGCACGGACCATCTTGCTAATTTATATATACACTATAAGCAGTATCCCATATCTCTCATGGATATCTAAATTTGCTGCAAAGCTACAGATCATAGTCCGGTCGAATGTGAGCCGCCTGCAATCGCATGGAGTAACCTTGGCACTGGAGGCATTTCTGGTTCACATATCCCCTCGAGAAACTGCACCACCTCAACCATTGTGGGTCGATCAAACTCACTATCTTGAATACACCAACATGCAACTTTGCAAACCCTCTCGACTTCCTCCTTGTTCACATCACCGTGCAAGTTTGCATCCACAAGACTCAAAACGTCTCCAtgaagaagcttgtgtgcaaCTTGAACAGGATAGTAGTCTGCACTGTCATCACTGGATGAATGTTCAGAAGAGTTCATCTTTCCTGATATGATCTCTAGCAAAACCATTCCGTAACTATAAACATCAACTTTGGAAGTAATAGCTGTTCCACTAATCCATTCTGGAGCAAGATATCCAATAGTTCCTCGCATTGTAGTCACAACACGGCTGAAGTCCCTCCCTAGAAACTTTGCCATACCAAAATCTGCAATTTTTGGAACAAAAGATGCGTCGAGAAGTATGTTTTGTGGTTTGATATCACAATGTATAATGCAATCTTGACAACCATGGTGCAAGTATCCAAGCCCTCTAGCGACTCCAAGAGCTATTTGATATCTAATGGCCCAATCCAAAATTGAACCATGACTTTGGAATAGATGAGAATCCAGGGAGCCGTTTGGCATGTGTTCATACACAAGTAACCTCTTATCAGCTTCGCAGCAAAATCCAATCAGTTTCACTAAATTTCTATGGTGGATGATTCCAATTGAACTCACTTCTGCCCTAAATTGCTTATCTCCTTGTCGGGCACCCTCGAGCCTTTTCACAGCTACAATAAC
This sequence is a window from Panicum virgatum strain AP13 chromosome 7K, P.virgatum_v5, whole genome shotgun sequence. Protein-coding genes within it:
- the LOC120640957 gene encoding RING-H2 finger protein ATL74-like produces the protein ERERERERERERERERERESCTCRILKKTGFVLKKDMEYPRRTLLHTPFSGHPSGSSQPVDGASATDGGFLGSNFDANVVMILAVLLWALICALGLNSIVRCALRCSSRSVVDPVPNPVARLAQSGLKRKAIRAMPILVYSAGLKLNAANPMCAICLSDFESGEHVRVLPMCNHGFHVRCIDRWLLARSTCPTCRQSLFGAPEKASGCSESSRVEPVPARSVLVPLRPEGLVTPYDF
- the LOC120640961 gene encoding histone H3.2 → MARTKQTARKSTGGKAPRKQLATKAARKSAPATGGVKKPHRFRPGTVALREIRKYQKSTELLIRKLPFQRLVREIAQDFKTDLRFQSSAVAALQEAAEAYLVGLFEDTNLCAIHAKRVTIMPKDIQLARRIRGERA